A stretch of Aureispira sp. CCB-E DNA encodes these proteins:
- a CDS encoding DUF368 domain-containing protein, with protein MDNKEPLLDQPSTEAPINFIEYVFIFFRGLAMGAADVVPGVSGGTIAFITGIYERLLNAIKSINPTALTLLFKKGIPAAWKHIDGNFLAALFAGIIVSLFSLSKMLKMCLEYYPQLLWAFFFGLIIASSIYIFRQVSQWNISAILGVLIGGVIAYTITILAPSEAPTAYWMVFLAGAIAISAMILPGISGSFILLLMGMYKHVLNAATEMNIVFLLIFMMGCIIGLLLFSHLLSWTFKNYENTTLAVLSGFMVGSLNKVWPWQNVVKTRMNSHGEEVPWLMENVSPNNYAGESYLVYCLILSAIGFSIVFVLERLGKRLKEE; from the coding sequence ATGGATAACAAAGAACCTCTATTAGATCAACCTTCAACGGAAGCACCTATTAATTTCATAGAGTATGTATTTATTTTTTTTAGAGGTCTTGCCATGGGAGCAGCGGACGTAGTTCCAGGCGTTTCTGGAGGAACTATTGCTTTTATAACAGGCATTTATGAGCGTTTGTTGAATGCCATTAAGTCGATTAATCCTACTGCCCTAACATTACTATTTAAAAAAGGAATTCCTGCGGCATGGAAGCACATTGATGGCAATTTTTTAGCAGCACTTTTTGCAGGCATTATAGTTAGTTTATTTTCTTTGTCTAAGATGTTAAAAATGTGCTTAGAATATTACCCACAACTCCTTTGGGCATTTTTCTTTGGTTTAATCATCGCTTCTAGTATTTACATTTTCCGTCAAGTCTCACAATGGAATATCTCCGCTATCTTAGGTGTACTTATTGGAGGGGTCATTGCCTATACCATTACCATACTAGCTCCTTCTGAAGCTCCGACAGCTTATTGGATGGTTTTTCTAGCTGGAGCTATTGCGATTTCGGCAATGATTCTGCCAGGTATTTCGGGAAGTTTTATTTTGCTTTTGATGGGAATGTACAAGCACGTTTTGAATGCCGCCACAGAAATGAATATTGTTTTCTTACTGATTTTTATGATGGGGTGTATCATTGGGTTGTTGTTATTCTCTCACTTACTTTCTTGGACATTCAAAAACTATGAAAACACCACATTAGCAGTTTTATCTGGTTTTATGGTTGGTTCTCTAAATAAAGTTTGGCCTTGGCAAAATGTTGTAAAAACAAGAATGAACAGCCACGGCGAGGAAGTTCCTTGGTTGATGGAAAATGTATCACCAAACAACTATGCTGGAGAATCCTACCTTGTTTATTGTCTTATTCTTTCTGCTATTGGTTTTTCCATTGTTTTTGTCTTAGAACGCTTGGGCAAACGTTTAAAAGAAGAATAA